The DNA region CAGGTATTCTTCGTGCCAGAGGATTTCTGGCCTCTAAACACGGCGCTTTATGTTCAGGACTTTAAAGGCAATGACCCACGATTTTCGGCCTATTTCCTTAAAAGTATCCTGACCGGAACTTCGAGCGATAAGGCTGCCGTTCCGGGAGTTAACCGGAATGACCTTCACGCCCGTAAGGTTACCGTAACAAGAGATCGCAGTCAGCAGAGGGCTATCGCTTCCATCCTCTCCGCCTACGACGACCTGATCGAAAACAACCGGCGGCGGATTCAGTTGCTGGAGCAGTCGGCCCGGCTGCTCTACAAGGAGTGGTTCGTCCACCTCCGCTTCCCCGGCCATGAACACGTCAAGATCACAGATGGCGTGCCGGAGGGGTGGAAGAAGAAACCCTTGGGCGAGATTGCACCCTTAAAGTACGGGAAAGCGCTCAAAAAGGATGTCCGAGAACCGGGGGATTTTCCAGTATTCGGTTCGAGTGGTGAAATCGGGACACACCAAAAGGCACTGGTTCAGGGGCCTGGAATAATCGTTGGACGAAAAGGAAATGTTGGAAGTGTTTTTTGGTGCGAGGATGATTTTTATCCGATAGACACTGTATATTTTATTTCATCCGAAAATAGCAATTTGTATTTGTACTATGCTCTACTTCACACAGCATTCATGAGCACGGATGTTGCTGTTCCAGGGTTAAACCGAGATTTCGCACACAGTCGGAACATATTGTTA from Candidatus Desulfatibia profunda includes:
- a CDS encoding restriction endonuclease subunit S — protein: MSWETIRLGEFLTLKRGYDLPSARRQEGNSPVVSSSGITGYHNVAMVEGPGVVTGRYGTLGQVFFVPEDFWPLNTALYVQDFKGNDPRFSAYFLKSILTGTSSDKAAVPGVNRNDLHARKVTVTRDRSQQRAIASILSAYDDLIENNRRRIQLLEQSARLLYKEWFVHLRFPGHEHVKITDGVPEGWKKKPLGEIAPLKYGKALKKDVREPGDFPVFGSSGEIGTHQKALVQGPGIIVGRKGNVGSVFWCEDDFYPIDTVYFISSENSNLYLYYALLHTAFMSTDVAVPGLNRDFAHSRNILLSESKIEKLFDDIVISIHKQIHGLRKYNENLAKARDLLLPRLINGEIVV